In Anaerobacillus isosaccharinicus, one genomic interval encodes:
- a CDS encoding ABC transporter ATP-binding protein: protein MDSIKRYLHFVKPYIKEIIGTVLIGMLKFGIPLAMPLILKYVIDDIIGAENLTSAEKITNLTWLMGIVFIIFILLRPPIEYYRQYFAQWTSSKILYDIRDQLFSHIQKLSLKFYSNRKSGEIISRVIHDVEQTKSFIITGLMNVWLDMFTIVVAIIIMFTMNVKLTIVAIVLLPFYGFSIKYFYSRLRSLTRARSQSLAEVQGHLHERLQGMTVIRSFALEEYEQNQFDKRNTHFLAKAIDHTKWNAKTYAVVNTITDVAPLLVIGFAGILVINNALTIGELTAFVLYMDKLYNPLRRLVNSSTTLTQSVASMDRVFEFIDEKYDIVDSPNAKDLKNVKGDITFENVSFAYDEDKEPILKNINLTVRNGETIAFVGMSGGGKSTLVSLLPRFYDVSGGKILIDGEDIRNFKVRSLRDQIGMVLQDNIIFSDSVKFNILMGNPNATDEEVIAAAKAADAHDFILGLDKGYDTEIGERGVKLSGGQKQRIAIARVFLKSPRLLVFDEATSSLDTESEHWIQVALERLAKNRTTFIVAHRLSTVTNADRIVVIENGTIVEIGTHDELINKKGAYWRLFEVQQ from the coding sequence CTGGATAGTATTAAGCGCTATTTGCATTTTGTTAAACCTTATATAAAGGAAATTATCGGAACAGTATTGATAGGAATGCTAAAATTTGGGATCCCATTAGCGATGCCACTAATATTAAAGTATGTGATCGATGACATCATTGGGGCAGAAAATTTAACCTCTGCAGAAAAGATTACAAACTTAACTTGGTTAATGGGGATTGTTTTCATTATTTTTATCTTACTTAGACCGCCAATTGAATATTATCGTCAATATTTTGCGCAATGGACAAGCAGTAAAATCTTATATGATATTCGTGATCAACTTTTTTCCCATATTCAAAAATTAAGCCTTAAATTTTATTCGAATCGTAAATCCGGGGAAATTATTTCAAGAGTTATTCATGACGTTGAACAAACGAAAAGTTTTATAATTACTGGATTAATGAATGTTTGGTTAGATATGTTTACGATTGTCGTTGCCATTATTATTATGTTCACAATGAATGTGAAATTAACGATTGTAGCAATTGTCCTTCTACCGTTCTATGGTTTCTCTATCAAATATTTTTACAGTCGCTTACGGTCACTTACGAGGGCTAGATCGCAATCATTAGCAGAAGTCCAAGGTCATCTCCATGAAAGATTACAAGGAATGACGGTTATTCGTAGCTTCGCACTAGAAGAGTATGAACAAAATCAGTTCGACAAACGGAACACACATTTTTTGGCAAAGGCAATTGATCATACGAAATGGAATGCAAAAACGTATGCAGTTGTTAATACAATTACTGATGTAGCACCGTTACTAGTTATCGGTTTTGCGGGAATATTAGTCATTAATAATGCTTTAACTATTGGTGAATTGACGGCGTTTGTATTATATATGGATAAACTTTATAATCCATTAAGACGTCTTGTTAACTCCTCAACAACATTAACACAATCAGTTGCCTCGATGGACCGTGTTTTTGAATTTATTGATGAGAAATATGATATTGTTGATAGTCCAAATGCTAAGGATTTAAAGAATGTCAAAGGTGATATTACTTTTGAAAATGTTAGCTTCGCTTATGATGAAGATAAAGAACCTATTTTAAAAAATATTAATTTAACGGTTCGAAACGGCGAAACGATCGCTTTTGTAGGGATGAGCGGTGGTGGGAAAAGCACATTAGTTAGTTTACTGCCAAGGTTTTATGATGTAAGTGGCGGCAAAATTCTAATAGATGGTGAAGATATTCGCAATTTTAAAGTGCGTTCGTTAAGAGACCAAATTGGAATGGTATTACAAGATAATATTATTTTTAGTGACTCTGTTAAGTTTAATATTTTGATGGGGAATCCTAATGCAACAGACGAAGAAGTAATTGCCGCTGCAAAAGCTGCTGATGCCCATGACTTTATTTTGGGATTAGACAAAGGATATGACACAGAAATTGGTGAGCGGGGCGTTAAATTGTCCGGGGGCCAAAAACAACGTATTGCTATTGCAAGAGTTTTCCTAAAAAGTCCGAGACTATTAGTTTTTGATGAAGCAACATCTTCACTAGATACTGAAAGTGAGCATTGGATCCAAGTTGCTCTTGAGCGCTTAGCAAAAAATCGGACGACGTTTATTGTCGCACACCGACTTTCTACAGTAACAAATGCTGACCGCATCGTAGTGATCGAAAACGGAACAATCGTTGAGATCGGCACCCACGATGAACTTATAAATAAAAAAGGGGCATACTGGAGGCTGTTTGAAGTACAACAGT
- a CDS encoding DUF402 domain-containing protein — protein MSFPKTGSSIQVQSYKHNGTLHRIWEETIVLKGTSNIVIGGNDRILVKESDGRHWRTREPAICYFDSEKWFNTIGMIRSDGIYYYCNLGTPFTWDKEALKYIDYDLDIKVFPDMTYAILDEDEYEQHRKLMNYPPELDAIIQASMTELISWITQRKGPFDPHFVEMWYERFLQYRD, from the coding sequence ATGAGTTTCCCAAAGACTGGAAGCAGCATTCAAGTACAAAGCTATAAGCATAACGGCACACTACATCGAATTTGGGAAGAAACCATTGTGTTAAAAGGAACATCAAATATAGTTATTGGTGGGAACGACCGCATTTTAGTCAAAGAATCAGATGGTAGACATTGGCGAACACGTGAGCCAGCAATCTGTTATTTTGATTCTGAAAAGTGGTTTAATACAATCGGGATGATTCGTTCAGATGGAATTTATTATTATTGCAATCTTGGAACCCCGTTTACGTGGGACAAAGAAGCATTAAAATATATCGATTATGATTTAGATATCAAAGTGTTTCCAGATATGACTTATGCAATTTTAGATGAAGATGAATATGAGCAGCACCGTAAATTGATGAATTATCCACCTGAATTAGATGCTATTATTCAAGCAAGCATGACAGAGTTAATCAGTTGGATTACCCAACGAAAAGGGCCCTTTGACCCTCACTTCGTGGAAATGTGGTATGAAAGATTTTTGCAATATCGTGATTAA
- a CDS encoding DUF3939 domain-containing protein codes for MFFKNWNKKQKGEEKNQVIDVTLEQVRQAVNEYADGLKTGISLRSIVQDDHSIDFDLLKGILNGLPNRPFYMSKETFEIFETADLPNEIDKVQKAVDQYRQENGEEPVIPGNPYGKISYYLIRHYLSSEPEMELYLDRNDKMVTHRCPE; via the coding sequence TTGTTTTTTAAAAACTGGAACAAAAAGCAGAAAGGAGAAGAGAAAAATCAGGTTATTGACGTAACACTTGAACAAGTGAGACAAGCAGTTAATGAATATGCGGACGGATTAAAAACAGGCATTTCACTTCGGTCAATTGTACAAGATGATCACTCCATTGACTTTGATTTATTAAAAGGAATTTTAAATGGACTTCCAAATCGTCCTTTCTATATGTCAAAAGAGACATTTGAAATATTTGAAACAGCAGACCTTCCTAACGAGATTGACAAAGTTCAAAAAGCAGTAGATCAGTATAGACAGGAGAATGGTGAAGAACCGGTAATACCAGGAAATCCCTATGGGAAAATCAGCTACTATTTAATAAGGCATTATTTGTCTAGTGAACCCGAAATGGAGTTGTATCTTGATAGGAATGATAAAATGGTTACTCACCGCTGCCCGGAATAA
- a CDS encoding gamma-type small acid-soluble spore protein: MKQNQASKTNAQKVRQQNQASAQGQSQEFASETDAQQVRQQNQQSAQKKNQQ, translated from the coding sequence ATGAAACAAAATCAAGCTTCTAAAACAAACGCACAAAAAGTAAGACAACAAAATCAAGCATCTGCACAAGGGCAAAGTCAAGAATTTGCTAGTGAGACTGATGCTCAACAAGTAAGACAACAAAACCAACAATCAGCTCAAAAGAAAAACCAACAATAA
- the fabL gene encoding enoyl-[acyl-carrier-protein] reductase FabL, with amino-acid sequence MDRKVALVTGSSRGIGKEIAIRLAKKGFDLVINYARNKNAAMETAKELEALGSKVLIVKANVGKKEKIEEMFAQIDEQFGRLDVFVNNAASGVLKPVMELEEAHWDWTMDINSKALLFCAQEAAKRMEKTGGGKIVSLSSLGSIRVIENYTLVGVSKAALEALTRYLAVDFAPKNIVVNAVSGGAVDTDALTHFPNREEILEKAAKSNPAGRIVTVDDLTNAVMFLLSDDASMICGQTIIVDGGISLLV; translated from the coding sequence ATGGATCGTAAAGTCGCTTTAGTAACAGGTAGTAGCCGTGGAATCGGGAAAGAAATAGCCATTCGTTTAGCAAAAAAGGGATTTGATTTAGTTATTAACTACGCAAGAAATAAAAATGCAGCTATGGAAACAGCTAAAGAGTTAGAGGCACTTGGAAGCAAAGTGTTGATCGTCAAGGCAAACGTCGGAAAAAAAGAAAAAATTGAAGAAATGTTTGCTCAAATTGATGAACAATTCGGTCGGTTAGATGTATTTGTTAATAATGCCGCTTCTGGAGTCCTAAAACCAGTGATGGAATTAGAAGAAGCACATTGGGATTGGACTATGGATATTAATAGTAAAGCTTTGTTATTTTGTGCTCAAGAAGCAGCAAAGCGTATGGAAAAAACAGGCGGTGGAAAAATCGTTTCATTGAGCTCTTTAGGTTCTATTCGTGTAATTGAAAATTATACTTTAGTTGGTGTTTCAAAAGCAGCTTTAGAGGCGTTAACTAGATACTTAGCTGTTGATTTCGCCCCGAAAAATATTGTGGTGAATGCAGTCTCAGGTGGTGCCGTTGATACAGATGCACTTACCCATTTCCCAAATCGTGAAGAGATATTAGAAAAAGCTGCAAAAAGTAACCCAGCAGGGAGAATTGTTACTGTCGATGACTTAACGAATGCAGTAATGTTTTTATTATCAGACGATGCCTCGATGATATGCGGACAAACGATTATTGTTGATGGTGGAATTTCATTGTTAGTTTAA
- a CDS encoding LL-diaminopimelate aminotransferase has product MINYSKRLAPLSTGIFNQLLSFKEEQIKQGKDIIDLSIGSPDLTPPSFVIEELSRDVLNKELYGYAINSTLSFKEAVVSYYNRKFQVTVTSDDVLQLVGSQDGLAHLALAYLDPGDVVIVPDPGYPIYSASVHVAGGELYSLPLLEENNFLPSLEDIPEEISNRAKMLIVGYPGNPIPTIANESFLKKLIEFGKKNNILIIHDFAYCELLFDDRKPLSILSLPNAREIALEFNSLSKSFNLAGARIGFIVGDQQLLAPLALLKSHFDYGVFLPIQMAATKALNEGDAFLEAQRKVYQSRRNAFITELNNNGWQVKSPEGGMFIWAKTPQGYTSFEFTLAAIKHGVVVTPGDAFGPHGEGYVRVALVQYEERLIEAAKRLINIRR; this is encoded by the coding sequence ATGATCAATTACTCGAAACGATTAGCACCCCTATCAACTGGTATCTTCAATCAATTACTTTCTTTTAAAGAAGAGCAAATAAAGCAAGGAAAAGATATCATCGATCTAAGTATTGGAAGTCCTGATTTGACACCTCCCTCCTTCGTAATTGAAGAATTATCAAGAGATGTGTTAAACAAAGAGTTATACGGTTATGCAATCAATAGTACCCTTTCTTTTAAGGAAGCTGTTGTTAGCTATTACAACCGGAAGTTTCAGGTTACGGTAACTTCCGATGATGTTTTACAACTTGTTGGCTCTCAAGATGGTTTAGCTCATCTAGCCTTAGCTTATTTAGACCCAGGCGATGTTGTGATAGTACCTGACCCTGGTTATCCAATTTATTCAGCAAGCGTTCATGTCGCAGGAGGGGAATTGTATTCGTTGCCTCTATTAGAAGAAAATAATTTTTTACCCTCATTAGAGGATATTCCAGAAGAAATATCCAATAGAGCAAAAATGCTTATTGTTGGTTATCCTGGTAACCCAATTCCAACAATTGCTAATGAAAGCTTTTTAAAAAAATTAATTGAATTTGGTAAAAAAAATAACATTCTAATTATTCATGACTTTGCCTATTGTGAATTATTGTTTGATGATCGGAAACCATTGAGTATTCTCTCTCTTCCCAATGCCCGTGAGATTGCACTTGAATTTAACTCTTTATCAAAGAGTTTTAATTTAGCAGGTGCCCGAATTGGGTTTATTGTTGGAGATCAGCAATTACTTGCACCATTAGCACTTTTAAAATCTCACTTTGATTACGGAGTATTTTTACCGATCCAAATGGCCGCCACAAAAGCATTAAATGAAGGCGATGCCTTTTTAGAAGCACAACGAAAGGTTTATCAGAGCAGAAGAAATGCTTTTATAACTGAGTTGAATAACAACGGCTGGCAGGTAAAATCACCAGAAGGCGGTATGTTTATATGGGCAAAAACCCCACAAGGATATACGTCCTTTGAGTTTACTCTTGCTGCCATCAAGCATGGTGTTGTTGTTACACCTGGTGATGCCTTTGGCCCCCATGGAGAAGGATATGTACGAGTTGCCCTTGTTCAATATGAAGAACGATTAATAGAAGCTGCAAAAAGATTAATTAACATTAGGAGATGA
- a CDS encoding NADPH:quinone reductase, with amino-acid sequence MKAVVYNQQGSPNVLEVVELEKPTIKDNEILIEIGASGVNPVDTYFRSGIRPVDSFPQVPHFDLAGTIVEKGTAVTKWNVGDRVWASSIKGTAAQFITAKEDQVFPLPSHLSFVEGAALAMAFMTAHLALFHRAQLKKDEKVLIFGGAGAVGHAAIQLASSIGAYTIATAGNAEKAELAKAAGANEVILYNEENVATKVKEFTKGAGVNVILDVSLSDNIEKDLQMIANGGRILAVGSPKNNTPELPWRLLNFKNVSLLGILLFTVPMQYQIEAGNEISRLFVEKKLSALVGKTYRFEEAAKAHEAVETRKFNGSVVITP; translated from the coding sequence ATGAAGGCAGTTGTTTACAACCAACAAGGTAGCCCCAATGTGTTAGAGGTAGTAGAGCTTGAAAAGCCAACCATTAAAGATAATGAGATTTTAATTGAAATTGGAGCGAGCGGAGTAAATCCTGTTGATACATACTTCCGCTCTGGAATTCGTCCAGTTGACAGCTTTCCTCAGGTACCACATTTCGATCTAGCTGGAACAATTGTAGAAAAAGGTACGGCGGTAACGAAATGGAATGTCGGAGACCGTGTTTGGGCATCTAGCATTAAAGGTACGGCAGCTCAATTTATTACAGCTAAAGAAGATCAAGTTTTCCCCCTTCCATCTCATTTGAGTTTTGTTGAAGGCGCAGCTTTAGCAATGGCATTTATGACTGCACACCTTGCTTTGTTTCACAGAGCACAGTTAAAAAAAGATGAGAAAGTTCTTATTTTTGGTGGTGCTGGTGCAGTAGGACACGCAGCCATTCAATTAGCTAGTTCAATAGGTGCGTACACAATAGCAACAGCTGGGAATGCAGAAAAAGCTGAACTTGCAAAGGCGGCAGGCGCAAATGAAGTAATCCTTTATAACGAGGAAAACGTAGCAACAAAAGTAAAAGAATTTACAAAAGGCGCAGGAGTTAACGTCATCCTTGACGTTTCACTAAGTGATAACATTGAGAAAGATTTACAAATGATAGCTAATGGTGGACGTATTTTAGCGGTTGGTTCTCCGAAAAATAATACGCCAGAACTGCCATGGCGCTTATTAAACTTTAAAAATGTATCACTTCTAGGTATCCTTTTGTTCACTGTTCCAATGCAGTATCAAATTGAAGCTGGAAACGAAATTAGTCGTCTTTTTGTAGAAAAGAAGCTATCTGCACTAGTCGGCAAAACATATCGCTTTGAAGAAGCAGCAAAAGCACATGAAGCCGTTGAAACGCGAAAGTTTAACGGTAGCGTTGTAATTACACCTTAA
- a CDS encoding DoxX family membrane protein has protein sequence MRGLHVKWFTEAEQIREPIENILTWDFFLLTIIIATVLALLPQLIPFLMELKPVKAIDRKLANFEPYTGLILKYGTALAITLQLFWDSILAPEIHLTPFSIAVGIFVVFMLLIPHHIATKLGAIGIFVLFFDSLLHIGVFHIIDYAFYLAIAFALLVQKTKWARLGMPALYLGTGLSLCWVAVEKWVYQEMSVNIILNHAVPTFGFDPATFVLLSAFIEFVVGYLLVVGVLNRLLALVLTLIFVSTTMLFGLLEIIGHFIVHIILITFIIENTSFYNPPVQMHARKIDQVVFIFLNFIFVLATVLLIYYRFA, from the coding sequence ATGAGAGGATTACATGTAAAGTGGTTTACCGAGGCTGAACAAATTAGGGAACCGATTGAGAATATATTAACTTGGGATTTTTTCTTGCTAACCATTATTATTGCTACAGTACTAGCTCTCTTACCTCAGCTAATTCCATTTTTGATGGAGTTAAAGCCTGTAAAAGCGATTGACCGCAAGTTGGCTAATTTTGAGCCTTATACTGGCTTAATTTTAAAATATGGAACTGCATTAGCCATCACACTTCAGTTATTTTGGGATTCAATTTTAGCTCCTGAAATTCATTTAACACCCTTCTCGATAGCAGTTGGGATTTTTGTTGTCTTTATGTTATTAATTCCCCACCATATTGCTACGAAACTTGGCGCAATTGGAATTTTTGTATTATTCTTTGACTCATTATTACATATTGGCGTTTTTCATATCATTGATTATGCTTTCTACTTGGCGATTGCATTTGCTTTATTAGTCCAAAAAACAAAATGGGCACGTTTAGGAATGCCTGCCCTCTACCTAGGTACCGGTCTATCATTATGTTGGGTAGCTGTTGAAAAGTGGGTTTACCAAGAAATGAGTGTAAATATCATTTTAAATCATGCGGTACCTACTTTTGGCTTCGATCCGGCAACATTTGTTTTACTGAGTGCATTCATTGAATTTGTTGTCGGTTATCTCCTAGTCGTCGGTGTATTAAATCGCTTGCTTGCTCTTGTCTTAACGCTTATTTTTGTTAGTACCACCATGTTATTTGGGCTTCTTGAAATCATTGGCCACTTCATCGTCCATATCATTTTAATTACGTTTATCATTGAAAATACAAGTTTTTATAATCCTCCAGTTCAAATGCACGCGCGAAAGATTGATCAAGTTGTCTTTATCTTTTTAAATTTCATTTTTGTGTTAGCAACGGTCTTACTTATTTACTACCGCTTTGCCTAA
- a CDS encoding chromate transporter: protein MIYWDIFLAFFIPGIIGYGGGPASIPLIEYEVVHRYGWLTVVEFGEVLALGNAMPGPIATKMAGYIGFEQGGILGAIVGVFATVAPSLVLMIALLSLLMKFKDSPKVKAMTSLVRPTIAVLLGLMTYRFFDTSYFQLGIIQTVALVVIAYVLLERLKVHPAYVIGGALLYGGIFLG from the coding sequence ATGATTTATTGGGACATATTTTTAGCATTTTTTATCCCTGGGATAATTGGATATGGCGGAGGTCCAGCCTCAATTCCGTTAATTGAATACGAAGTCGTTCATCGCTATGGTTGGCTTACTGTGGTTGAGTTTGGAGAGGTTTTAGCATTAGGCAACGCGATGCCAGGACCAATCGCTACAAAAATGGCCGGGTACATTGGCTTTGAGCAAGGAGGCATCTTAGGAGCTATTGTTGGTGTATTTGCTACTGTTGCTCCATCTTTAGTATTGATGATTGCTCTACTGAGCCTACTCATGAAATTCAAAGATTCACCAAAAGTCAAGGCAATGACTAGTTTAGTTCGTCCAACGATTGCTGTTTTATTAGGATTAATGACATACCGTTTTTTCGATACTTCTTATTTTCAACTTGGCATAATTCAAACAGTGGCTCTTGTAGTGATCGCTTATGTACTTCTTGAAAGATTAAAAGTCCATCCCGCTTATGTGATAGGTGGAGCGTTACTCTATGGAGGCATTTTCTTAGGATAG
- a CDS encoding chromate transporter → MKQYQLFMAFFRVGMLGYGGGPASIPLVHKEVVEKYKWINTDEFGDILAIGNALPGPIATKMAGYIGYRVGGYLGMVNAIVASIVPTIILMIVILTSLSSFREQTWVQGMTKAVVPVVGVMMAVLTWDFFMKSKQGLGWGKSLFLLVGSFLIIGFLGLHPAFIIGALLLFALTRPSKKKQEGEQS, encoded by the coding sequence ATGAAGCAATATCAGCTTTTTATGGCTTTCTTTCGTGTTGGAATGCTGGGATATGGTGGTGGCCCAGCTTCCATTCCTTTAGTCCACAAAGAAGTTGTTGAAAAATATAAGTGGATTAATACAGACGAATTTGGAGATATTTTAGCGATTGGTAATGCGTTACCCGGTCCAATCGCCACAAAAATGGCGGGTTACATTGGCTATCGGGTTGGTGGCTACTTAGGGATGGTTAATGCCATTGTGGCAAGTATTGTACCAACCATTATTTTAATGATCGTCATCTTAACATCGCTCTCATCTTTTAGGGAGCAAACTTGGGTTCAAGGTATGACAAAAGCAGTTGTTCCGGTTGTTGGTGTCATGATGGCTGTATTAACATGGGATTTTTTCATGAAGTCAAAGCAAGGTCTTGGTTGGGGGAAAAGCTTGTTTTTACTCGTCGGAAGCTTTTTAATCATTGGCTTTTTAGGACTTCATCCCGCATTTATCATCGGAGCATTATTGCTTTTTGCATTAACAAGACCCTCTAAAAAGAAGCAAGAAGGTGAACAAAGTTGA
- a CDS encoding gamma-glutamyltransferase family protein, with protein MVQYDALHNPYPSQRMTTYAQNGMVATSQPLAAQAGLDILKKGGNAIDAAIATAACLTVVEPTSNGIGGDAFALVWTKGKLHGLNASGPAPKSISIEKVKERGYEEIPKFGFIPVTVPGVPAAWVELSEKFGKLPLIEVLKPAIEYAENGYPLSPILSFYWNQAFKSYKANLNGEEFNHWFETFAPDGKAPQAGDVWKSEGHANTLRLIAETKGEAFYHGELAEKIDEFSKKYDGFLTKEDLAAFKPEWVDPINVSYRGYDVWEIPPNGQGLVALLALNIAKGFEFTDRETATTYHQQIEAMKLAFSDGLKYITEEDKMTVAANELLSEQYAKTRRSLITNEALTPTAGEPPKGGTVYLATADNEGNMVSFIQSNYMGFGSGLVVPGTGIALQNRGHNFSLDESHDNRLEPEKRTFHTIIPGFLTKGDQAVGPFGVMGGFMQPQGHMQVVMNAIDFNLNPQAALDAPRWQWMKDKTVLLEHTVPNHIAQSLARMGHNIEVAHNSGSFGRGQIIWRDPKTGVLAGGTEARTDGSIAAW; from the coding sequence ATGGTACAATATGATGCTCTACATAATCCCTATCCTTCACAAAGAATGACTACATATGCTCAAAATGGTATGGTGGCTACGTCACAGCCGCTTGCTGCTCAAGCAGGTTTAGATATTTTGAAAAAGGGTGGTAATGCCATTGATGCTGCTATTGCTACTGCAGCCTGCTTAACGGTTGTCGAACCAACCTCAAATGGGATTGGTGGCGATGCGTTCGCCCTTGTTTGGACAAAGGGTAAATTGCATGGCTTAAACGCTAGTGGCCCAGCTCCAAAATCAATTTCGATTGAAAAAGTAAAGGAAAGAGGCTACGAGGAAATTCCGAAGTTCGGCTTTATTCCAGTTACAGTTCCAGGAGTTCCAGCAGCATGGGTTGAATTGTCGGAAAAGTTTGGAAAGCTTCCGTTAATAGAGGTGCTAAAGCCAGCTATCGAATACGCGGAAAATGGCTATCCATTGTCGCCAATTCTAAGCTTTTATTGGAACCAAGCTTTTAAGAGTTATAAAGCGAATTTAAATGGAGAAGAGTTTAATCATTGGTTTGAAACGTTCGCTCCAGACGGTAAGGCACCTCAAGCAGGCGATGTTTGGAAGTCTGAAGGTCATGCTAATACATTAAGGTTAATTGCCGAAACAAAGGGAGAAGCATTCTATCACGGTGAATTAGCTGAAAAAATTGATGAGTTTTCAAAAAAATATGATGGATTTTTAACGAAAGAAGATCTAGCTGCTTTTAAGCCAGAGTGGGTAGATCCAATTAACGTTTCTTATCGTGGTTATGATGTATGGGAAATTCCACCGAATGGGCAAGGCTTAGTGGCCCTTTTAGCATTAAACATTGCTAAAGGTTTCGAGTTTACTGATCGCGAAACTGCTACGACGTACCATCAACAAATTGAAGCAATGAAGTTAGCGTTTAGTGATGGCTTAAAATATATAACAGAAGAAGACAAGATGACTGTGGCAGCTAATGAATTGCTTTCAGAGCAATACGCAAAAACTCGCAGAAGCTTAATTACAAATGAGGCTTTAACACCTACTGCAGGTGAACCGCCTAAAGGTGGAACAGTCTACTTAGCTACTGCGGATAATGAAGGAAATATGGTTTCCTTTATTCAAAGTAATTATATGGGCTTTGGTTCTGGATTAGTTGTGCCAGGCACTGGTATTGCATTGCAAAACCGTGGTCATAATTTCTCGTTAGACGAAAGTCATGATAACCGTCTTGAGCCTGAAAAAAGAACATTCCATACGATAATCCCAGGATTTTTAACAAAAGGAGATCAAGCGGTTGGACCTTTTGGAGTGATGGGTGGTTTTATGCAACCTCAAGGACATATGCAAGTAGTCATGAATGCGATTGACTTTAATCTTAATCCTCAGGCTGCACTTGATGCTCCTCGTTGGCAATGGATGAAAGATAAAACCGTGTTACTTGAACATACAGTTCCTAATCATATTGCCCAAAGCTTAGCAAGGATGGGCCACAACATTGAAGTTGCTCATAATTCGGGTTCATTTGGCCGCGGTCAAATTATTTGGCGTGATCCAAAGACTGGAGTTCTTGCAGGAGGAACAGAAGCTAGAACAGATGGTTCAATTGCCGCTTGGTAA
- a CDS encoding IS4 family transposase: protein MDKITRKTSFGQWFSPINLELFDDQVKTLKLDFYTKKLTTESFLKLLLYAQLEEVESLHALSDCLFDDQLQKGVNLDSISISQLSRRLNGMNPDLFQRLFLDLVSKIHAKTHYTKLIMPLKIIDSSTLPLNLTNHKWAKFRKTKAGVKLHLRLVFMEKGISYPEKAVITTAKEHDRGQLEIMVDDRECMYVFDRGYLDYERFDRMTDEGYFFLSRLRKNAVIREVYEFKLPESSAVLSDQMILIGTPQKRAENYFRLLKVIDSKGNELHLITNRFDLSAEEISEMYKSRWAIELFFKWIKQHLSIKKFYGQSEWAIHNQVFIALIVFCLHVLAQHETKSKRKTLQISRYLKAALWKPAHIWLRKIEGKAVP, encoded by the coding sequence ATGGATAAGATTACACGAAAAACTTCATTTGGACAATGGTTTTCACCAATAAATCTCGAATTATTTGATGATCAGGTGAAAACATTGAAATTAGATTTCTACACGAAAAAACTTACGACGGAATCATTTTTAAAATTATTACTCTACGCCCAGCTCGAAGAAGTAGAAAGTCTTCATGCGCTGAGTGACTGTCTTTTTGATGACCAGCTTCAAAAAGGTGTCAACCTTGATTCGATCAGTATCTCTCAGCTCTCACGGCGTTTGAATGGCATGAATCCAGATCTATTTCAAAGGCTTTTTCTGGATTTAGTCTCGAAAATCCATGCGAAAACACACTACACCAAGCTAATCATGCCGCTAAAGATCATTGATTCAAGCACATTGCCACTTAATTTAACCAATCACAAATGGGCAAAGTTCCGCAAAACAAAAGCGGGGGTAAAGCTACATTTGCGCCTTGTTTTTATGGAAAAAGGGATTTCCTACCCTGAAAAGGCTGTGATAACAACGGCAAAGGAACATGATCGTGGTCAACTAGAAATCATGGTAGATGACAGAGAATGCATGTATGTATTTGACCGCGGTTATCTTGATTATGAGCGCTTTGATCGCATGACTGATGAAGGCTACTTTTTTCTTTCTAGACTACGTAAAAACGCAGTTATACGGGAAGTTTACGAATTTAAACTCCCAGAAAGTTCGGCTGTTTTATCGGATCAAATGATCTTAATTGGAACACCACAAAAACGTGCTGAAAACTACTTTCGCCTTTTAAAAGTAATTGATTCAAAAGGAAATGAACTTCATTTAATCACAAATCGGTTTGATTTAAGTGCTGAAGAAATTTCTGAGATGTATAAGTCACGTTGGGCGATTGAGTTGTTTTTCAAATGGATCAAACAGCATCTCAGCATCAAAAAGTTCTACGGTCAAAGCGAATGGGCAATCCACAATCAAGTGTTTATCGCATTAATTGTTTTTTGCCTACATGTTCTAGCTCAGCACGAAACGAAAAGCAAGCGAAAAACCTTACAAATTAGTCGCTACTTAAAAGCGGCCTTGTGGAAGCCAGCACATATCTGGCTTCGAAAAATTGAAGGAAAAGCCGTTCCATAA